In Babesia bovis T2Bo chromosome 3, whole genome shotgun sequence, the genomic window TATGATTTGCATCATACGTCAAAAATAGCCAATGACAGTTGGGACTATGTAATAATTCAACTACCCCGATTGAGACCATACACTGACGGACTGACATCGCATATTATACCTAGGCCCAATACAAAAGATCGCAAAACTATTATTGAGCCCGATCGGTATTATCGTTTATTGAGCAACGTTACAAAGACAATTCGTAAATTGTCTTCTAGCAATGTTCGTGTATTATTGATTGCTCCTGCCGGATTGGACAAGGTTGAACTAGAAACTTCCTACGGTCGCCCTTTAAATGGCGGACGTCACTTTATGAAGTGTGGAGTACCACATGTTGCATATTACGGTTGACACCACACTAATATCCATAGTGCTAGCCTCTGAGAACTATGTATTCTGTCACTCGATTTCCACGTTATTTACTTCTACTTGAGTTTTTGGCCATCTTGTCCATAAGGTCTTCGCCAATTCTAATGCTTCAGGTGGTGCGTATCCCAGTATGTTGCTATCTATTGTTTGATCTATTTTCATATCACTGGTTTTATACATAATTTGTATTCCATCATCTGGAAGTTTGTTCAGATCAGCTCTGACTAAAGGCCTCGTTATATCTTGCCCATTGTAGTGGAATAACGTAACAGGTCTATTTAGTTCCATATCGTTGTTGAATGTTCTTCCAAGGTACCAATCCATGAAAGTGGTTTGTAATAGTATATTTGAATCGTTGGTGAGTGCGTGTTTCGCATCACTATACAATCTTTGCACTCCTAGCATTTCCAGCAGAGTGCTGAGTAGGTTCATTGTGATAAATTTATTATCATCCGGGTCTAGACATGCCCatacatttaatatattatccttTTGTATTTCATATTCCGTAAGTTTCGATAAGTTGACATCCACTGCGAACAGCACGGTGTAGTGGCTGTAGCTTCCCAGTACCCATACGGGGAACCTTGGGTTTTTGTAAAACGAACCTACTTGACAGTGCCTAGTAGCTTCTCTTTCAGTTAGAAACCCTACATTTCCTTTGGCTTCAATACCCTTTAGCCTGTAGGGCACAGACTGATCTGCCCCTGGTAAAGTTTTCTCACCGTCAAATACATTAGATACAGCTTTACCCTGCAGCATGAGATTGACTAATTCCTGTGAAGAGTGCCCATAGAGTCCAATTAGTGGCATTTCTGGATCGTCCATATCGTTCTTTACATTTTCCACTTCTCGGGTGGCCAATACGGACATTGTGAAAGACAGCACTCCCATTTCTGCCAGCAGGAGGTCTATATGCTTAAGCAGTAATGTTGCTACTTGTGCTATATTATCGAGCTCATAGTACTCGTAATTcgtgttatatatgattgTATATAACGGGTTTGTCATGTTCTGGTTTATATGAGCTCTTATATTATGTACTCACCTGTTTCAACGGATGgaataatattattttgTAACGAGAGTACGGTGTTGCATTGTATAATATAGCACAAAGTGCCTCTACTAGGGCTGGTATATGTATccattctgtatatatattaactgTATGTATGGCGCCTACCTTCTGGGTAATCTGGGTGATCTAGTTTTACAAAATTCTTATATATTTCTGGTAGTTTACGCAACACAGCTTCTGGCATTTCCGATTGTTGTAACATTTCCAACGTCCCATACATCCCGTTATGGAATAGTAGGCACTGTAGGATATATGCCTGTACTGTTGCTAGTACTCCACAAGGTCCCGATTGTTCCTGGGTCAGTCCCCAAAACATTTTTTCATGTAGTTTGAAGCCCTGCTTACACCATGCATTGAGATTTTCCGGCGTAGCCTGTCTACTTTGCTCTGTACCGAACAGTGTTTCCAGTATTGTAGTGATAACATTTCTTGACACTGACACTCTAGTTTTTGTAGCGTTTATATCATTCATAGGTGTTGACTGTAGCGAGTgaatatttgatatatacaacctACTGTATATGGAATACTTTGTAACCTCGATGCTATCAACGCCTTATGCTTCGTTATTGCGTTGATtatatatgacattgaTACTCGATCAAGTTTATGCTTTCCATTTTGTGTTTCACTATTTGCTTCATCCTTTATTGATCCAAAGAATCCTGAGGACTGTGGGTTAAAACATTCGTCAGTAGCCCTTGGTGGGTCACATGATTGCAGTGACAATTCCAATGCCAATTGTAGCTCCTCATCGACTTCCGTTTGGTTGATGGAGTCATTTTGATTACGGTGGAAGATCgtcattatatttcatcTCATGGCGTTATACGACGTTTTTTAACATTGCAATGAAATTCCGTAACCTTGTTGTCTGGACTAACTACAGTTTCTTCTATGTACCAATGTGCTCTGTATACACTACCTAATAACTTTAGCACACCCAATGACCACTTTACATGTATCTatcatgatatatttgCCAACCACTTTGAAGTGTTTACACACTTGTGTATGAAAATAGGGTAGACTACGTTATTAAATTGATTCAAAATATTATTCCAGTTCTTTGAATATGATTTTATGTATTTTTCCGGCGGCGGTTGTGCACATTAGTTCTTGGGATGTAGTCCAATGTGCTCCAGTACATCTGTCTGGTTCATCCTGGTTCTTGAATGACACCTAgataatatagatataagTAGGTGTAACTCACTGTTTGTAGCGGTATTTTGATGTACCTTCTATCGATTAGTGCTGCATTTCCATCTAGCGATACTGCAGCCACTATGTTTTCATGTTTGGGATTAGTTATTATCCCGGTGGTCAACCGATCAAACATGAGTGTCGATGATTTTCTTGACAAATTGCAATTTGGTATATCTTCGGTGTGTTTTGGCACATTGCCAGTTGATTTATCTCTTAATTCCCATATAGCTATTGTACCTTCTTCATGCCCTGTGTAGACAAGGTCGTAGGTATTGCTGATATCAATGCATGTTATTGCCTGGAAATGATTGATTAATATCCCTTGTACTAACCCTGCCACATGCGAATGCGGTTAATGCAGCTCCTGACTTTATACTCCATATTGCGATTTGTCCATCTATTGCCGCTGACAGCAATAGCGGCTCACTTATATCCAGGAATTTAAGTGACTGTTTCTATATGTATCCAATGTAATGATACTTACTGTTACAGTGCTATTATGCTTCTGGAAAGAGAATATTGGCTCTATAGTATTAGTTTCAATGGCCCTGAACAACTGAGTAAGCACGTTTCTAACATTACCTCTTAGAACGAgatgatgttgttttctTGACATTAGTAAAAGCGTCAACGATTGTTTGCTGTACATATTAGTGCTGTATATCTGAACCTACATTATTATAGACATAAATGATCTTTGAGTGCCCCGCGGCGGCAATGTACTGCCCTTTGTTGTCTAAAGCGATTGCTTTTACTGTATCATCGTCTCtgtttatatatgaatatacatAGCTAATGACTAACGCATCACTAGTGGCCGTAGCGCTTGGTAGCTGAGGTTTTCTAGTATCTATGAAATACACATCCATTTTACCGTCCATGTGCCCACATACTAATTCCACATGTTTATCAAGTCCCCTGTTGATATTATACTCCTTGAATAAAGAACATACGGATCagaatatataccaatagATGATGTTTGCTCTAATTTAAAATCACCGATTTTTTCTGTTCCTTGTGAAGTGAACAGCGCCACTTGACCCTCGTAGCACGCGGTGGCAAAATGTTCTgtgaaatgtgtaatccTTGTTTGAAAACTTACTTCTATCGTTCGTAACAGCGATACCTGTTATCCAATCGCCCATGTTGTCCACTTCAGTTAACTCAGGTTCAGTAATTGccagtatatataccagcTTTATGGTAGTTTCTGATTTTACGCCATGTTCTTGCAATTTTCTGTTataaatagatatattgtaaGTGACCTACTCAGCCAGTGATGTTCTCAGGGGTTCGTCTTTGAACAATATATCAAACGCCACATGTTTCTCCAGATTAAGCATATCGTTGATCATTCTGGATAGGCCTGCTCTATCGATATTAGTCGGTAGCATGAATGATGTATCATCCAGCGTATATTCTTCAGAAGTTCCATTTTCCAATTCCGCGTGTATTTGAGTTGGTGCGATTTCATCAGGTGTTATGTCTTCCATGTTTAATGTGTTAAAGTTTATCAATCCTAAAGAGCTACACCTTGTTAGTTATGCtatgcatatatacacattcaTAGAGCAATAGCAATATAAATAAGATATTATAGAATTTGCATAACATTAGTCGTATTTACATTGATACATCGTGCTTTATTTTATGGAAGGCTCTACAGGTGGGGGATGATTGCTTAAATTCTAGACACAAACCTTCATTTGAGATATGTATATCGCGCGGTGTACTATAAATTAGTACGATACGCTATTATAACGCATAATATCGCTTTTTAAGACCGGTATAATATAGAGCAGGGTGTTATGGAACTATGTGTATGTCTATCAGAATGCGATCTGTTATTTGTTTCCACTATATTTGCATTCTGTAACTTGAATTATGCCGATTGACATAATTTTGCACATTGTTAAAAATGCGTCGAGTTCGTGTTAAGCGGCCAAAGAGCATATCTGTCATATTGCGGGAGGCTGTGAATGACTGTGTTCCTGCTGAATTTCTTCCATATAGGGATGATGTTATAAACTATTTGAGCAACCATGGTGAGGAATTTAAACCAACTGAGCATTGGCTGACCCGTCTTTGTGATGGTACTTTAAGGACTACTACTGCACCGAAACGTTCCAAGGCATTTCACGGTTCATCTGACCATGAAGGTCACATAACTGATTCTGGCGATTCCCCTAATAGCAACTTGCCATCACAAAGTTCTAAAAATGACAAATGCACTGTACAGTCTGAAACTAATATTAACGACAGTCAAGCTGTGTCGGTGCATATCGGATCTACGGTCACTAATCCAAGTTCTTGTGAATCAGTTATCGACTCTCCGGCTATAGCCACAGGATTTCGTTCAGTGGATCCAGTTATTGCCTCTAGTTCATTGGATAATGAAATATGCGCGAGTACTGTTACATCCGATGGAGTCAATCTATCTACTATGGAACCCGTTACACCTTCTGATAGCACTGGTGGTGAGTTGTTTtatatgatgtatattttatataggtACCTGTCTCGCTTCCACTGCTAAGGGTGATGGCAGTGCTATTCCCAAGGTGCGTATCCATTTAAAGCTATCTCGTTGCCGCAGTATTGGTAAGGGTAGCGACGGCGGTTCATCGGGTGCCGGTGATGACATTAGCGGTAGCGCCGTATCGGTACCTAATACCAGCGACGATGCTAAGGCTTGTAATAAGCGTTTAAACGATCGTAAGTTGATGTGGCCATTGAACTGCTGGATATGCCGGGAGCCTATAGACCGTATATTTCCATACATTGTATGTAACTCCGTATGCAAGCGCGTGTACCACACGCATTGTGAGGACCGTGTCAGCATTAAATTACGCTTCCCATTGAAGCCTATAGAGGAGGATGCAGACACGGGCGCTGTCAACAGCACTACGGACAAGCAAGTGCCTGCAGCCTCAGTGAGCGTAGGGGATAAAGCGCCTTCGACGACTTTGCCTACCGGCGCATCACCTCCGATGTCTGCATCCAGTGACAaggatgatatatattccgACCGCGAATCACCTTCAAACAGCAATACCGTATCCTGCATGTCGTCAACAGGTCGTCCCTCCATTGACTCCGTGGATACTACTCATAACGATATGCCTGCAGTGCCTAAGGAAACTAATTCTGTAGGAACCCTCCCTGGAGAAGTTGATGATCCTTGTGAGTATGAGGAAGGTGACTGGCGTAAGCTTGTGAAGTCTTCCACTGGTTGGGTCCGTGTTACACGAAACTGTGTATATCGTGAGTGTACATTCTGTATGAATTCACTTGGTGGTTGTTCTGCATGTTTCCAGTACGTCCCAATGGACAAATTAATTCGTTGTTTGATCGAGGACTGCACCAGTGCATACTGCTATCCAAAATGTCTACGCAAGGTGCGTACCATAGTGCCTGACATGCGAAGTATTAATTTACACCGTCTGATATACGGTGATGTAAATCGGTTGTTGGATACTAAAGGACGCCCCGTTTTCATTTGTCACTCTCATGCTTGTTGGAGTTGCTACGACTCCGAGCGTTACTCTTACATCTGGGAGACTTTATGGCGTCTTGAGGCCAATCGATTTGAGGGTGACTATATGTCCAATATATGGAAGAACTTGAAGCGCACGTGCCGCGGCAAGGTTGAGGGTTCATATTTTGCCAAGGGTAAGCGTATAGCGAGGCCTCCATTATATCCCGACATTCGTGGTTACAAGAGTTACATAAGCTTCCGTCGTATTAAGTTACATGGCAACCCGAATTTCGTCACTGGTGCACTCTATCCACCTTCTGATGACGAGGATTTTGAGAAATTCGACCGTGTAAGCGTGAATGTCTTACTTCGTTGTGTTCGTTGTGAGCGTACTTGGTGTACTGGCTGTTTACATCCCGATGTACGCCTGTTACAACACTCTGGTAAACAGATTATATGTCACGATTGCTTCCATTTAGAGAAACTGACACCTGGCTTACCTCGTCATCGACGTAGGAATCCACAAGAGAGCAGCGGTCCTGCTGAAAATAGCCAGACCCAGTTCAGTACGCATCCCCGTGATATCTATAACATGATGTTATCTCATCTATATACCCATGAGGTATACCGCAGCAAGGTAGCCATGGACCCTGTGTTCCTTGATCCCACTACTATGTACCCTGCAACTGATGTCGTTTCCACTCAGGAAGTTGGTCAACGCAAGTATCGAAGGAACAATAATGCATCCAATGGAGATCCAAACTCCTCTGGAAAACAAAGTGCACGGAGTGTTTCCAAGgatatggcaccaaatggAGCTGAGaatagtaccactcccAATAGGTCTCTGACAGTAAAGCTATCCAGTGCCAGCAGGAATAATGCAACTAAACCTGAGGGTGCACCTCCAGACACTGAGGACTGCTccgatgatatattatccaGGCTATCCAAGCGCGGTGAAGATATTTGCAGCACTGATGTGAAGAACCAGTTGCGCGGTTACCTTGACAGACTCCGGTGCAAGGAGTTCAACACGATTATTCGTGACATTGATCCCGTGGATATCTTGAGGCTGTGTAGTGAATTTAGGTACATGACCTCGAACGTTGTGAGCGATGAGTCATTCAAGACACTGGTTAGTGAGGCTCCATATGGCCGCTGCAGCTGCAGCACTTCGTGTATAACTGGTTGTATCAATAAATCCAACTTCGTCGAGTGCACCAGTGTAAACTGTGGCCTCGGCGAGCTCAACTGCGGCAACCGTCGCTTTAAAAACATGGGCATACCAAAACTACGTTTACGTACTGTTCCTGGCAAGGGAATAGGCGCCTTTGCCACTGACTTCATCCAAAAGAATGAGCTTGTTTGTGAGTATGTCGGCAAGATGATAAGCCATGCTGAATTCCAGAGTTGTGTAAGCAGCTGGAGTTTTGCTGAGTTGGATGACGCTAACAACAGCCACTGGTACATAATGAAGGTCCACAAGGATGTATACATCGATTCCACCAACATGGGCAATGTAGCCAGGTTTATTAACCATTCATGTGACCCCAATTGTGTGAGTGTACCCTATAAAGTAAACGGTACATTCCGCATGGGTGTGTTTGCTCAGCGTCCCATATTAAAGGACGAGGAGGTAACCTACAACTATGGCTTCAGTTCCCGTGGTGTTGGTATTGGTTTCAGGTGCCTATGTGGCGCCGACAACTGCAAGGGTATGGTCGGCGTAGTTGCCGACAGTACAACTTCGACTCTCGAGGGGATTGAGAATACGAAATACGAGGGCAAGGAGATCGAGACCTTGACGCAGCTAATGTTTGACATGTGCTCGTTATATAGCTCCACTAAGGACGCTCATTGTATAAAGTCTAAACCGTCTCCAGTCGACATACTCAATGGCATCTGGACTTCTGGCGACCTGTATCGTTATGAACGATCTCAAACTCTATTACGTCTACGTGCTGAATGTGACGTGGATGAAGGTTCGAAGTTACCTCCCAGTCCCATAGCTCCCTTGTTGGCTGACAATGCAATTATGAATCATGCATTGCTGAACTACTGCAAGTTAATGGTTATGGGTGGCTACTGCATGAAGGAGTGGGATTTATGTAACACCAAGGATTTTGCTGCTGGCATTCCATGGTCAATAGTGGCTCTGGAGAATAACGAAATCAGCTTACTTCGTGCTTTAGAGTCAGGTTGTGCATTCCCTGATTTCTACTATAGTGCCAAGCGATTCATCCAGCGTGTATCCATGGTACAATCTAGGCGCTATGGTGGCATTCAGGGTTGCGAGAACTTACAGCGTCTTATGGATCTCACTTGGGGTGCCACTGAGTGTTGTTATGTATGCTCGGGCTATGGTGACTGCAAGAACTGTGACCACTGTGGTGATGTGCTGCACGATGACAATGCTTGTGGTGACTTCCACGTGGATCAATCTGGCATGAATCTATGTAACATGTGTCAGAACAGCAGCCACCGTCTAGATTGGCTACTGGCCAGTGATATTGTTCGGGAACGATTAGCCATGCGTTTATGGCAGTTGCGCATGGATCGTGATTATGGTCACTCTCGTGAGATATTGCGTAACATAGTTCAGCGGAAGTCGGTTATAACTCCAGCAATTCGACATGCTGCCTTGGTTGAAGACACATCACCTGAGCGATTTGCCAATGCTTTAACTCAGTTTACTGTTAATCCGGAACACGTCTTCTGTACTAAGCGTG contains:
- a CDS encoding Ubiquitin carboxyl-terminal hydrolase family protein, with the translated sequence MTIFHRNQNDSINQTEVDEELQLALELSLQSCDPPRATDECFNPQSSGFFGSIKDEANSETQNGKHKLDRVSMSYIINAITKHKALIASRLQSIPYTSTPMNDINATKTRVSVSRNVITTILETLFGTEQSRQATPENLNAWCKQGFKLHEKMFWGLTQEQSGPCGVLATVQAYILQCLLFHNGMYGTLEMLQQSEMPEAVLRKLPEIYKNFVKLDHPDYPEEWIHIPALVEALCAILYNATPYSRYKIILFHPLKQNMTNPLYTIIYNTNYEYYELDNIAQVATLLLKHIDLLLAEMGVLSFTMSVLATREVENVKNDMDDPEMPLIGLYGHSSQELVNLMLQGKAVSNVFDGEKTLPGADQSVPYRLKGIEAKGNVGFLTEREATRHCQVGSFYKNPRFPVWVLGSYSHYTVLFAVDVNLSKLTEYEIQKDNILNVWACLDPDDNKFITMNLLSTLLEMLGVQRLYSDAKHALTNDSNILLQTTFMDWYLGRTFNNDMELNRPVTLFHYNGQDITRPLVRADLNKLPDDGIQIMYKTSDMKIDQTIDSNILGYAPPEALELAKTLWTRWPKTQVEVNNVEIE
- a CDS encoding WD domain G-beta repeat family protein; translated protein: MEDITPDEIAPTQIHAELENGTSEEYTLDDTSFMLPTNIDRAGLSRMINDMLNLEKHVAFDILFKDEPLRTSLAEKLQEHGVKSETTIKLVYILAITEPELTEVDNMGDWITGIAVTNDRKHFATACYEGQVALFTSQGTEKIGDFKLEQTSSIGIYSDPGLDKHVELVCGHMDGKMDVYFIDTRKPQLPSATATSDADDDTVKAIALDNKGQYIAAAGHSKIIYVYNNQTIVDAFTNVKKTTSSRSKRAIETNTIEPIFSFQKHNSTVTSLKFLDISEPLLLSAAIDGQIAIWSIKSGAALTAFACGRAITCIDISNTYDLVYTGHEEGTIAIWELRDKSTGNVPKHTEDIPNCNLSRKSSTLMFDRLTTGIITNPKHENIVAAVSLDGNAALIDRRYIKIPLQTVSFKNQDEPDRCTGAHWTTSQELMCTTAAGKIHKIIFKELE
- a CDS encoding SET domain containing protein; this encodes MRRVRVKRPKSISVILREAVNDCVPAEFLPYRDDVINYLSNHGEEFKPTEHWLTRLCDGTLRTTTAPKRSKAFHGSSDHEGHITDSGDSPNSNLPSQSSKNDKCTVQSETNINDSQAVSVHIGSTVTNPSSCESVIDSPAIATGFRSVDPVIASSSLDNEICASTVTSDGVNLSTMEPVTPSDSTGGTCLASTAKGDGSAIPKVRIHLKLSRCRSIGKGSDGGSSGAGDDISGSAVSVPNTSDDAKACNKRLNDRKLMWPLNCWICREPIDRIFPYIVCNSVCKRVYHTHCEDRVSIKLRFPLKPIEEDADTGAVNSTTDKQVPAASVSVGDKAPSTTLPTGASPPMSASSDKDDIYSDRESPSNSNTVSCMSSTGRPSIDSVDTTHNDMPAVPKETNSVGTLPGEVDDPCEYEEGDWRKLVKSSTGWVRVTRNCVYRECTFCMNSLGGCSACFQYVPMDKLIRCLIEDCTSAYCYPKCLRKVRTIVPDMRSINLHRLIYGDVNRLLDTKGRPVFICHSHACWSCYDSERYSYIWETLWRLEANRFEGDYMSNIWKNLKRTCRGKVEGSYFAKGKRIARPPLYPDIRGYKSYISFRRIKLHGNPNFVTGALYPPSDDEDFEKFDRVSVNVLLRCVRCERTWCTGCLHPDVRLLQHSGKQIICHDCFHLEKLTPGLPRHRRRNPQESSGPAENSQTQFSTHPRDIYNMMLSHLYTHEVYRSKVAMDPVFLDPTTMYPATDVVSTQEVGQRKYRRNNNASNGDPNSSGKQSARSVSKDMAPNGAENSTTPNRSLTVKLSSASRNNATKPEGAPPDTEDCSDDILSRLSKRGEDICSTDVKNQLRGYLDRLRCKEFNTIIRDIDPVDILRLCSEFRYMTSNVVSDESFKTLVSEAPYGRCSCSTSCITGCINKSNFVECTSVNCGLGELNCGNRRFKNMGIPKLRLRTVPGKGIGAFATDFIQKNELVCEYVGKMISHAEFQSCVSSWSFAELDDANNSHWYIMKVHKDVYIDSTNMGNVARFINHSCDPNCVSVPYKVNGTFRMGVFAQRPILKDEEVTYNYGFSSRGVGIGFRCLCGADNCKGMVGVVADSTTSTLEGIENTKYEGKEIETLTQLMFDMCSLYSSTKDAHCIKSKPSPVDILNGIWTSGDLYRYERSQTLLRLRAECDVDEGSKLPPSPIAPLLADNAIMNHALLNYCKLMVMGGYCMKEWDLCNTKDFAAGIPWSIVALENNEISLLRALESGCAFPDFYYSAKRFIQRVSMVQSRRYGGIQGCENLQRLMDLTWGATECCYVCSGYGDCKNCDHCGDVLHDDNACGDFHVDQSGMNLCNMCQNSSHRLDWLLASDIVRERLAMRLWQLRMDRDYGHSREILRNIVQRKSVITPAIRHAALVEDTSPERFANALTQFTVNPEHVFCTKREVERYSKSHVGFIDGQSRYHVMCQNAIGNYECFW